In Terriglobia bacterium, the following are encoded in one genomic region:
- a CDS encoding PadR family transcriptional regulator, which produces MAEEKAELLKGTLDMLVLKVVALGPIHGYAIAQRIQQISRDFFQLQQGSLYPALHRLEDRGWLRAQWKATETGREAKFYALTPKGRKQLAAEVRGWEQMIDAVALILRTAE; this is translated from the coding sequence ATGGCCGAAGAAAAAGCTGAACTTCTCAAGGGAACGCTGGACATGCTGGTCCTGAAGGTTGTGGCGCTGGGCCCGATCCACGGCTACGCCATTGCTCAGCGCATCCAGCAGATCTCCCGCGACTTCTTCCAACTCCAACAAGGCTCGCTCTATCCCGCGCTCCACCGGCTGGAGGACCGCGGCTGGCTGCGCGCGCAGTGGAAGGCCACAGAGACAGGCCGTGAGGCGAAGTTTTACGCGCTCACTCCCAAGGGTCGGAAACAGCTGGCGGCCGAGGTCAGGGGTTGGGAGCAGATGATCGATGCGGTCGCGTTGATTCTCAGGACAGCGGAGTAG
- the hisB gene encoding imidazoleglycerol-phosphate dehydratase HisB, with protein sequence MKPRAATLHRKTTETDIRIRLDLDGRGRYSVSTGIRFLDHMLELFARHGGFDLELKARGDLDVDQHHTVEDVGIALGEALLKALGAKKGINRAGYFVMPMDETLALASVDLSGRPYLVLNAPIRARLVGDLQSELLEDFFQGFATSARANVHLKIFYGRSSHHGIEALFKALARALRYACSRDARLKDQLPSTKGLL encoded by the coding sequence ATGAAGCCCCGCGCGGCCACCCTCCACCGCAAGACTACGGAAACCGACATCCGCATCCGGCTCGATCTGGACGGCCGCGGGCGCTACTCGGTTTCCACCGGCATCCGGTTTCTCGACCATATGCTGGAGCTTTTTGCGCGCCACGGCGGTTTTGATCTGGAGCTCAAAGCGCGTGGGGACCTTGACGTTGACCAGCATCACACGGTTGAAGATGTAGGAATCGCATTAGGCGAGGCGCTGCTCAAGGCGCTGGGCGCTAAAAAAGGAATCAATCGCGCCGGCTACTTTGTGATGCCCATGGATGAGACGCTGGCGCTCGCTTCGGTTGACCTGAGCGGCCGGCCTTACCTGGTGCTGAATGCGCCGATCCGCGCGCGCCTGGTGGGCGATCTACAGTCCGAACTACTGGAGGATTTTTTCCAGGGTTTTGCGACGAGCGCCAGGGCCAACGTGCATCTCAAGATTTTTTACGGCCGTTCAAGCCACCACGGCATTGAAGCGCTGTTCAAGGCGCTGGCGCGGGCCTTGCGCTACGCGTGCTCGCGCGACGCCCGGCTGAAAGACCAGCTTCCATCAACCAAGGGGCTCCTATGA
- a CDS encoding TIGR00730 family Rossman fold protein gives MGNRRVCVYCGSSCQCDAAYLKAAERLGRVLARNNFTVVYGGGAAGSMKSLADGVMAEGGRLVGVIPEFMVELEWANPQLSETIVVNGMHERKKRMIDGVDAAIALPGGCGTLEELMEAITWKRLGLYLGAIVILNTQSFYQPLIRLLEQCIGERFMDSRHARMWSVVGEPEEVPQAISAAEPWSEDCRSFATLR, from the coding sequence ATGGGAAACCGGAGAGTGTGCGTTTATTGCGGGTCGAGCTGCCAATGCGATGCCGCCTACCTGAAAGCTGCGGAGCGGCTGGGCCGCGTGCTGGCGCGGAACAATTTTACGGTGGTTTATGGCGGCGGGGCTGCGGGCTCGATGAAGAGCCTGGCCGACGGCGTGATGGCCGAAGGCGGCCGCCTGGTGGGCGTGATTCCGGAATTCATGGTGGAGCTCGAATGGGCGAACCCGCAGCTTTCTGAAACCATCGTGGTGAACGGAATGCACGAGCGCAAGAAGCGGATGATTGATGGCGTAGACGCGGCGATCGCACTTCCCGGCGGATGCGGCACGCTGGAAGAACTGATGGAGGCAATCACCTGGAAGCGGCTGGGCCTTTACCTGGGGGCCATCGTTATCCTGAATACGCAGTCATTCTACCAGCCGCTCATCCGCCTGCTCGAGCAGTGCATCGGAGAGCGCTTCATGGATTCCCGGCACGCCCGCATGTGGAGCGTTGTGGGTGAACCGGAAGAAGTCCCGCAGGCCATTTCCGCCGCCGAGCCCTGGAGCGAGGACTGCCGGAGCTTTGCGACGTTGAGGTGA
- the hisI gene encoding phosphoribosyl-AMP cyclohydrolase: protein MDLKFQDNLIPAIVQDWKTGDVLMLGYMNSQAYQTTLNTGFVTFYSRSRQKLWTKGETSGHKLKVREVRVDCDQDALLVRAELAGPGCCHMGYRSCFFRKVTPQGEEVIARQEFNPNEVYRSSQQETKA, encoded by the coding sequence ATGGACTTGAAATTCCAGGACAATCTTATCCCAGCCATCGTCCAAGACTGGAAGACCGGCGACGTGCTGATGCTGGGCTATATGAACAGCCAGGCTTACCAGACGACATTGAATACCGGGTTCGTCACCTTCTACAGCCGCAGCCGGCAGAAGCTCTGGACCAAGGGTGAAACCTCCGGCCACAAGCTGAAGGTCCGCGAAGTTCGCGTGGATTGCGACCAGGACGCGCTGCTAGTGCGCGCGGAGCTTGCGGGGCCCGGCTGCTGCCACATGGGTTATCGGTCGTGTTTCTTCCGCAAGGTGACGCCCCAGGGCGAAGAAGTCATCGCCCGGCAGGAATTCAATCCCAACGAGGTCTACCGCAGTTCGCAACAGGAGACGAAAGCATGA
- the hisC gene encoding histidinol-phosphate transaminase, with the protein MLRPRRAVERLKAYRPPREGRGGKLRLDFNENTVGCAPQVIRALRSKLNGDWLSRYPEYEAARETLAGYFGVAADELLLANGTDDAIKMVCDTFVGPGDELIVPAPTFPVYEFFHTVAGGRTTRVRYDEQFRLTARMLLAAVNKRTRWMAIANPNNPTGTVVSQRDLRAILREAPDVLVLVDEAYVDFSGQTVLFWIRKYPNLVVTRTFSKAFGLAALRLGCILTNAEIAEPMRRAQNPFAVNSLALACALEAIKHDKFVARYAREVCNNRGQLCRFLDKIGIPYVPSFSNFVLARVGAKASEIALKLRDRDILIRDWSYDPRLQGYLRFTVGSTEQTRRLIQGLAEFRSMMEPQMDHGAGTRRKSSQRRSS; encoded by the coding sequence ATGCTTCGACCCCGAAGGGCCGTTGAGCGCCTGAAGGCTTACCGCCCTCCACGCGAGGGGCGCGGCGGAAAGCTCCGGCTGGATTTCAATGAAAATACCGTGGGCTGCGCGCCGCAGGTGATCCGGGCGCTGCGCAGCAAGCTGAACGGCGACTGGCTCTCGCGCTACCCGGAATACGAAGCGGCGCGCGAAACGCTTGCGGGCTATTTTGGCGTCGCCGCGGATGAACTGCTGCTGGCCAACGGCACCGACGATGCCATCAAGATGGTCTGCGACACTTTCGTGGGCCCGGGCGATGAATTGATTGTTCCTGCGCCAACGTTCCCCGTCTATGAGTTCTTCCACACGGTCGCCGGGGGACGCACCACGCGCGTCCGGTATGACGAACAATTCCGCCTTACGGCGCGCATGCTGCTCGCTGCCGTCAATAAGCGCACGCGCTGGATGGCCATCGCCAATCCCAACAATCCGACCGGTACCGTGGTTTCACAGCGCGACCTGCGCGCGATTCTGCGGGAAGCTCCCGACGTGCTGGTTTTGGTGGACGAAGCTTACGTCGATTTTTCCGGACAGACGGTCCTTTTCTGGATCAGAAAATATCCCAATCTGGTGGTGACACGAACGTTTTCAAAGGCCTTTGGCCTGGCCGCGCTGCGCCTGGGTTGCATCCTGACCAATGCTGAAATCGCTGAACCCATGCGGCGCGCGCAGAACCCGTTTGCGGTGAATTCACTGGCACTGGCTTGCGCGCTGGAAGCCATCAAGCACGACAAATTCGTGGCCCGCTATGCCCGGGAGGTGTGTAACAATCGCGGCCAGCTCTGCAGGTTTCTCGACAAGATTGGCATTCCTTATGTGCCAAGCTTTTCCAATTTCGTGCTGGCGCGCGTGGGCGCAAAGGCTTCGGAAATCGCGCTCAAGCTGCGCGACCGGGACATCCTGATCCGTGACTGGAGCTATGACCCGCGCCTGCAAGGCTACCTGCGATTCACCGTCGGCTCAACCGAACAGACGCGGCGGCTGATACAGGGGCTTGCGGAGTTTCGCTCGATGATGGAACCGCAGATGGACCACGGAGCGGGGACCCGGCGTAAGTCTTCACAAAGGCGGTCTTCATGA
- a CDS encoding ABC transporter permease, translating to MRWYERFFRREFTEKRLDAELRFHLEQRIADLVAGGMTAKEAWRQARIEFGGLEHVKEECRDVGGSHIIETVIQDLRYGLRQLRRNPGFTTVAVLTLALGIGTNTTIFSAVSAILLRKPPVKEPDRLCAVSSKNLIKGCDLEPVSPLDFESWREQNNVFEAVAADAGASFTLTGDGEPESVAGDRVTPGYFKILGVLPTLGRAFLPGEATAGNDRVVILSNPLWRERFNSDPNVIGKNLEINGEPYTVVGVMPPVASSFSWLAFPRLWTPLAFEPKDLAPSSRDNRYVGLVFGRLKPGVTTKQAQAEMGSIASRLAQAYPKADKGWGITVQTLQEYEIRSAYVTNGLMLLMTVVGLVLLIACANIAGLLLARGAGRAHELAVRAAVGASRVRLLRQMLVESLLISALGGAAGLLMSVWGIDLLRAGFNFNDYGRQQAAGFRMDPATLLFTLMVSLLAAFVFGLVPALRASKANPGDALGETGRTGSSGFPCSRLRSALVTCEIALALVLLAGAGIVIREVIREFTEPNGFNPNHVVVAQIDLKGKPYQKPAAQIALFQQVTGKVRGIAGVESAGADTCVPTGCNSSTPFSIQGEPPVPETKRPSADYFVVGPGYFRTMQIPLIKGREFSDSDDTRAPVVAVVNQEFARRFFPKSDAIGRQFEVDRGQNKKAEIVGIVGNVNDYIGQLTPRPQIYESYLQMAQATMALVVRSRLAPSALAPMLRRAVWSVDKGQPVGRIQTMQDLAADNMGGDKMMVALMAIFAGLALVLAAVGIYGVVAYSVNQRTREIGIRMALGAQKKQVLGLVLRQGNLLTGIGCAIGIVLTLPLPRLFAGMFNGFADHGPLVLIIVPFLVGTVSLLATYIPARRATKVDPMVALRHE from the coding sequence ATGCGCTGGTACGAACGGTTTTTCCGAAGAGAGTTTACCGAAAAACGTCTCGATGCCGAGCTGCGATTCCACCTTGAGCAGAGAATTGCCGACCTCGTGGCCGGAGGCATGACTGCGAAAGAAGCGTGGCGCCAGGCACGGATCGAGTTCGGAGGACTGGAGCACGTGAAAGAAGAATGCCGCGACGTCGGCGGTTCGCACATCATTGAAACAGTCATCCAGGACCTGCGCTACGGCCTGCGCCAGCTTCGCCGCAATCCGGGCTTCACAACCGTTGCCGTTCTGACGCTTGCTCTCGGCATCGGCACGAACACCACAATATTCAGCGCCGTCAGCGCAATCCTGCTGCGAAAGCCCCCGGTCAAAGAGCCGGATCGTTTGTGTGCGGTCTCCTCGAAGAACCTGATCAAAGGATGTGACCTGGAGCCCGTTTCCCCGCTCGATTTCGAGTCCTGGCGCGAGCAGAACAATGTTTTTGAAGCCGTGGCCGCCGATGCCGGCGCCTCGTTTACGCTGACGGGCGATGGAGAGCCGGAATCAGTGGCCGGCGACCGCGTCACGCCGGGATACTTCAAAATCCTCGGGGTTCTGCCAACTCTCGGGCGCGCATTCCTGCCGGGCGAAGCGACGGCCGGAAACGATCGTGTGGTTATTCTGAGCAACCCCCTTTGGCGCGAGCGCTTCAACTCGGACCCGAATGTGATTGGAAAGAATCTCGAGATCAACGGCGAGCCTTACACGGTCGTTGGCGTCATGCCGCCGGTGGCGTCTTCGTTTTCGTGGCTCGCGTTTCCGCGGCTATGGACCCCGCTGGCGTTTGAGCCGAAAGACCTGGCCCCATCGTCGCGCGACAACCGATATGTCGGCCTCGTTTTCGGCCGGCTCAAGCCCGGCGTGACAACAAAACAGGCGCAGGCGGAAATGGGTTCAATCGCCAGCCGGCTCGCGCAAGCCTATCCAAAGGCGGACAAAGGCTGGGGTATTACCGTCCAGACTCTCCAGGAGTACGAGATCCGGTCCGCATACGTGACCAATGGCTTGATGTTGTTAATGACCGTGGTGGGCCTGGTGTTGCTGATTGCCTGCGCCAACATCGCGGGATTGCTGCTGGCGCGAGGCGCCGGCCGCGCACACGAATTGGCCGTCAGGGCTGCGGTCGGGGCAAGCCGCGTCCGCCTGCTTCGGCAGATGCTCGTTGAGAGCCTTCTTATCAGCGCGCTGGGCGGAGCGGCCGGGTTGCTGATGTCTGTCTGGGGAATCGATTTGCTCCGCGCCGGTTTCAATTTCAACGACTATGGCAGGCAGCAGGCCGCCGGCTTCCGCATGGACCCGGCGACGCTACTCTTCACCTTGATGGTTTCCTTGCTGGCGGCCTTCGTCTTTGGTCTTGTGCCCGCCCTACGCGCGTCGAAGGCGAACCCCGGCGATGCGCTGGGCGAGACCGGCCGGACGGGCTCCAGCGGATTTCCTTGCAGCCGCTTGCGCAGCGCGCTGGTGACTTGTGAAATTGCGCTTGCTCTTGTTTTGCTGGCCGGCGCGGGCATCGTCATCCGTGAAGTCATCCGCGAGTTCACTGAGCCAAACGGGTTTAACCCAAACCACGTCGTGGTTGCGCAAATTGACCTGAAAGGCAAGCCATACCAAAAGCCCGCCGCGCAAATCGCCCTCTTCCAGCAAGTTACCGGAAAAGTGCGGGGCATTGCCGGAGTCGAATCGGCCGGCGCCGACACGTGCGTTCCGACCGGTTGTAACTCCAGTACGCCCTTCAGCATCCAGGGCGAACCGCCTGTGCCGGAAACGAAAAGGCCTTCGGCGGACTATTTCGTGGTGGGGCCGGGGTATTTCCGCACGATGCAAATTCCTTTAATAAAGGGACGCGAATTTTCGGATTCTGACGACACGCGCGCGCCTGTCGTAGCGGTTGTTAATCAGGAATTTGCGCGGCGTTTTTTCCCCAAGAGCGATGCGATCGGCCGGCAATTTGAAGTGGATCGAGGCCAGAACAAAAAGGCCGAGATTGTGGGTATCGTTGGAAACGTGAATGACTATATCGGCCAGCTGACCCCTCGCCCACAGATCTACGAGTCCTATCTCCAGATGGCACAAGCAACCATGGCCCTTGTCGTCCGGTCGCGCCTTGCGCCTTCGGCGCTTGCGCCCATGCTGCGCCGCGCGGTGTGGTCGGTGGATAAAGGCCAGCCAGTGGGAAGAATTCAAACCATGCAAGACCTCGCGGCCGATAATATGGGCGGCGACAAGATGATGGTCGCCCTGATGGCAATCTTCGCCGGTCTCGCGCTCGTTCTTGCCGCTGTAGGAATCTACGGTGTGGTTGCTTACTCAGTAAATCAGCGCACCCGTGAGATAGGAATTCGCATGGCGCTGGGCGCCCAGAAAAAACAGGTGCTCGGCCTCGTCCTGCGGCAAGGCAACCTGCTCACCGGGATTGGATGTGCCATCGGCATCGTTCTCACGCTTCCGCTGCCGCGCCTTTTTGCCGGAATGTTTAACGGTTTCGCGGACCATGGACCGCTTGTCTTGATCATCGTGCCCTTCCTCGTGGGGACTGTCTCATTGCTTGCGACTTACATCCCCGCGCGCCGCGCGACGAAGGTGGACCCGATGGTGGCCTTGAGACACGAATAA
- the hisD gene encoding histidinol dehydrogenase — protein sequence MIPIFRSSDTENVKRILRSGEAQIKKAEAAARRILNDVRREGDRALKRWTLQLDNIDLAREGFTVKRREIDKAYRQVPEGFVEVVQSSARNIRKSAREQLPRAWQISNGPGIKIRQMVRPLDRVACYVPGGRFPLPSTVLMSVIPAQVAGVEEIFVTSPRPAPAVLVAADILGIEKIFRLGGAQAIGAFAYGTESVPRADKIVGPGNRFVAAAKKLVSGDCGIDFIAGPSELMVVASEGNAEWIASDLVAQAEHDPDAVAIFLTPSRRLALEVQGAAERILHEVLVTETDVAARALSGHGAVVVTKNLEEAIDLVNDFAPEHLTLLDGARRMLDRVRSAGSIFLGETSPVAAGDYASGTNHILPTAGAARLRGGLSAADFVKTISVQELTPQGLGRIRKTITTLARTEGLKAHAYSIETRFKVHASTPKGR from the coding sequence ATGATTCCAATCTTCCGCAGCAGCGACACCGAGAACGTCAAGCGAATTCTCCGCTCCGGAGAGGCTCAGATCAAAAAGGCTGAGGCCGCCGCCCGGCGCATTCTGAACGACGTTCGGCGCGAGGGCGATCGCGCGCTCAAACGGTGGACTCTGCAACTCGACAACATTGACCTCGCCAGGGAAGGGTTCACGGTCAAGCGGCGCGAGATCGACAAAGCCTATCGCCAGGTTCCCGAAGGTTTCGTGGAAGTTGTCCAGTCTTCTGCGCGCAACATTCGCAAATCGGCGCGTGAGCAGTTGCCGCGTGCCTGGCAGATCAGCAACGGACCGGGCATAAAAATCAGGCAGATGGTCAGGCCGCTTGACCGCGTGGCGTGTTACGTGCCCGGCGGCCGTTTCCCGCTGCCCTCCACCGTGCTGATGAGTGTGATTCCAGCGCAGGTTGCTGGCGTCGAGGAAATCTTCGTCACTTCTCCGCGCCCGGCGCCCGCCGTGCTGGTCGCCGCCGACATTCTTGGGATCGAGAAGATTTTCCGGCTGGGCGGGGCGCAGGCCATCGGCGCGTTCGCCTACGGCACGGAGAGCGTTCCGCGCGCGGACAAAATCGTGGGGCCCGGCAACCGCTTCGTCGCCGCTGCCAAAAAGCTGGTGTCCGGTGATTGCGGAATCGATTTTATCGCCGGGCCTTCGGAACTGATGGTGGTTGCGTCCGAGGGCAACGCCGAATGGATTGCTTCTGATCTGGTGGCGCAGGCGGAGCACGATCCCGACGCCGTGGCCATTTTCCTGACGCCATCTCGCAGGCTGGCGCTCGAAGTTCAGGGCGCGGCGGAAAGAATCCTGCATGAGGTTTTGGTCACCGAAACCGATGTTGCCGCAAGAGCGCTGAGCGGGCACGGGGCCGTGGTGGTGACGAAGAATCTGGAAGAAGCCATTGATCTCGTAAACGACTTTGCTCCCGAGCACCTCACTTTGCTTGATGGCGCGAGGCGGATGCTCGATCGTGTGCGCTCGGCAGGATCGATCTTTCTCGGCGAAACCAGCCCCGTTGCGGCAGGCGATTACGCTTCCGGCACCAATCACATTCTGCCCACCGCCGGTGCGGCGCGGCTGCGCGGTGGGTTGAGCGCCGCCGATTTCGTCAAGACCATTTCCGTGCAGGAACTCACTCCGCAGGGTCTCGGGCGCATTCGGAAAACCATCACCACTCTGGCCCGCACCGAGGGCTTGAAAGCGCACGCGTATTCCATCGAAACGAGGTTCAAGGTCCATGCTTCGACCCCGAAGGGCCGTTGA
- the hisG gene encoding ATP phosphoribosyltransferase, translating into MSLKLGIPKGSLQEASLQLFRRAGYEITCNSRSYFPVIDDGEMECMLIRAQEMARYVEDGVLDAGMTGRDWILENNEAGNGVVEVADLIYAKNTFGKVRWVLAVPEKSEIQGVRDLEGKIVATELVNVTRRYLTKNGVNAKVEFSWGATEVKPPVLADAIVEVTETGSSLRANGLRIVETVLESNTKFIVNKAAWNDAWKRQKIETLVMLLKGAIDAAGKVGLMLNVKRADLKAVLDVLPALKRPTISDLSDSDWVAVNTVIEEKTAREIIPRLKAANAQGIVEYPLNKIVL; encoded by the coding sequence ATGAGTTTGAAACTGGGAATCCCCAAGGGCAGCCTTCAGGAAGCCTCCCTGCAACTGTTTCGTCGCGCTGGTTATGAGATCACCTGCAACTCGCGGTCCTATTTTCCCGTGATTGATGACGGCGAAATGGAGTGCATGCTGATCCGCGCCCAGGAGATGGCCCGCTACGTGGAAGACGGCGTGCTCGACGCCGGCATGACGGGCCGGGACTGGATTCTGGAGAATAATGAAGCCGGCAACGGCGTGGTGGAAGTTGCTGACCTGATTTACGCCAAAAACACTTTTGGTAAAGTTCGATGGGTGCTGGCGGTGCCGGAGAAGTCAGAGATCCAAGGCGTCAGGGACCTGGAAGGGAAAATCGTGGCCACCGAACTGGTGAATGTGACCCGTCGTTACCTGACGAAAAACGGTGTCAACGCCAAAGTGGAATTTTCCTGGGGAGCCACGGAAGTGAAGCCCCCGGTCCTTGCCGACGCCATCGTTGAGGTCACGGAGACCGGCTCATCACTGCGCGCCAACGGCCTGCGCATTGTCGAGACTGTGCTCGAATCGAACACCAAATTCATCGTCAACAAGGCCGCCTGGAACGACGCCTGGAAGCGGCAGAAAATTGAGACCCTGGTGATGCTGCTGAAGGGGGCCATCGACGCGGCCGGCAAGGTGGGCCTGATGCTGAACGTGAAGCGCGCAGACCTGAAGGCCGTGCTCGATGTGCTGCCGGCGCTGAAGCGGCCCACCATCTCAGACCTCAGTGATTCGGATTGGGTGGCGGTCAATACCGTGATTGAAGAAAAGACGGCGCGGGAAATCATTCCACGGCTCAAGGCCGCGAACGCGCAGGGCATTGTGGAATATCCGTTGAACAAGATCGTCCTTTAG